Genomic segment of Thermoanaerobaculia bacterium:
AAGCACAACGAGCCATGGATACCATTCACACGGGAAAGCTCTCCCCCACTCTGCGCGAAGAATATGATCTTCTTCAGGCCCGGTTGCTTCTTGAACGGGGTGAGCATTACCGGGCGGGAGTCCAGGCACGCCGTCTGATGAAGCGATTACAGCCGGGAACCCTGATGGATGAGGCTGCCTGGATTCGCTTCCAGGGGGGCAGATACCGCAACCAGTACGAGCTCCTTGAAGAGCTGGGGCAGTGGTTTGATCGTTCCGGGACTGACCGGGACCGCGTCTCGGAGGTGCACTATATCCTCTCTCTGGAGGCCAGGGCTCGAGACCAGGCAGATCGTGCGATTGGTCATCTGAAGAGGATCGTGGACATGGGTGCGTCCGTCTCCCGGTTTCAGGAAGCCGCCTGGCTCCTGGCCTGGACCTACGAAAGTGCAGGCAGACGGGACCGCGCCCTTGCAACGTTTACGACTCTCAGGGACGCGCTTCCGGAGTCTCCCTACACGGTACCCATACTCTACTGGCAGGGCCGATGGGCGGAGGAAGCTAAGGATACACCCGGTGCCCGTTCCCTCTGGGAACAGGTTGTTCAGTCTTCCCCCTTCACCTACTACGGACATCTGGCGAACCGTCGGCTCATGGCAAGTCCCGCTCGCCGATCCGATGATTTTCGTGATACGGACGAAATCCGGCATGCATTTGATACCCTGATGAAGGATGAAGTCGTTGGTGTGGTTGTGAAAGCAGGACTCTTCGAAGAGGCAATCGTGATTCTGGAGCAGCAGGAGAAGAGCGATGTACAGGCCTTTCGCATAAGCCTGCTCCAGGCGGCATCGGGAAAACCGCGACAATCTCTCCACACTCTGTACACACGCCTGTCCGGTACCCTGAAAGGAGTAGAATCCCCGCCTTTTGAGGCTTTCTGGCCGCTGGCCTATCCCAGATGGTACGCTGATGAAATTCTGGAAACGGCAGGATCGTTCCGCCTTGATCACCACCTGGTCTTCAGTCTTGTCAGAAGAGAAAGCGGATTCGATCCCGCGGCCCAATCGGGAGTCGGAGCCCTGGGCCTCACCCAGCTCATGCCTTCTACAGCTCGCACCCTCGCGAGATCCCTTCGAATCCCGTACCCCGGCCGTCGAGGTCTATTGAAGCCGGAGACCAACCTCAAACTTGGGTTCTCCTACCTTTCCCAATTAATCGGACGGTTTCCCGACAATCTTCATGGCAGGCCCTACCAGGCCCTGGCTGCGTACAACGCGGGTCCGGGTGCGGTCCGCCGATGGCAGTCTGCTTCCCGCGGACTGGACCCGGAAGAATGGATTGAAATGATTCCTTACGTGGAAACCCGTCTCTTTGTAAAAGAGGTTCTTCGATCCTCCTGGGAGTACGAGCGTCTGTATGGACCGGTCCAGAAAACGGAACTACTACCCTGAGAATCCTTATTTTTTCCGGTTCGTAGCGGATTTCTTCTTTTTCAGGCCCGTGGAAGACAGGGCGGACAGAAAGGGAACAAGACGGTAATGAGCCCGTTCGGCCTCCTGATGAAAATGATGGAGCGGGTACAGGATGTCCTCCATGTTCCGTTCTTCTTCATCGGATATTTGTTGCGCCCGGCGGTCCCGGGCAATACGGTTCGCAAGGGTGAGTGCTGTCGTCAGGCGTTCGAATCCCTCCCGGTTAAACCATAGATCGTCCAGGTACCGGTGCACTCCCATGGCCTTCCGTGCCGCGGGATTGCGGAAAAGGAGGCGGACCAGGGCGGCCTCCTGGCGAGACCCTGAAATTTCCCGGGAAAGGTAAGGGTCATGTTCCAGGAGTACCGGTACGACACCCCGCACGGTCAAAATTTCCCCCGAAGCAAAACCAATTTCATCGAGACGGCCCGAAACGAGATCAAGAAGGCGAAACCGGCTCACTACCTCACAGGCCGCCAATTCTCGGTCTTTCTGGTCTCGCTCACCGCCCAGACATCGGAAGAGAATCCAGAGAAGGACGGAAACCTTAACCGACCGCTCCTGGAAGGGGTTTCCGCTGCCTCCTCCGTCCGTTTCATCCCCTTCCGGGCCGGGCAGGGTTCCATAGTCCAGGAGGCGGCCCAGATCAGGAATCATATGGTCTGAAACGATCCCTCCGTCCCCTCCGACACTGGGCTCCCGGATGAGTTGTTGAAGGCTGCCGGAGAGGGCGTGGAGATAGCCCTCCCACCCTTCCGGTTTTTGTTCTCCTGTCGTTATTTGGAGGAAAGGACCCGGAACGGCAGTGGAAAGGAGAGATCGAAAACTCTCCAGGATGGGCTGCCGAAGGAGTTCCTCCATGGCTTCCTCAAGGGAAGGCACACCTCTCCCCTGAAGCATGGCCGACAACCTCCCGTACCGTCCGTCTGCCTGCTCCTGAACCACCTGAAAGTCTACAAATACATAGCGGCCATAGGCATGGAATTCAAGGTAGAGTCCTCTCTCCCCGATTTCACTGCAGGATTGCAGATACTCAAGTCCCCCCACCGCATCGCGAAACCGAAGAAATTGATCGGATCGGCCGGGGATATTCAACCCTTTTGCCAGGGTCGTCATCACAAGATCCCGTTCTCCGTCCGGTCCTCCCGAGATCTCGCGGAAGGATACTGAGGTACGGATCCATCCCGACGTCGATGCGTAGGCATTGTGATAGGCCACGAGGGAGCGATCTTCTCCGGAACGGTTGGAATAGGCAAAGACATTTTCATCCACACTGCCGTGGTGCGTGAA
This window contains:
- a CDS encoding transglycosylase SLT domain-containing protein encodes the protein MPERQPLLPNRTWILLILLLPPILSAGIAENSSSLSYCYSRLATGNTAEGTACLKRLASPMDTKNLYPRLALAAQQFRAGKSGEAQSTLAVLPELPSSNDPALSFAYLLRGRSLLESKDTAGARKAFARSFELGLPSSLHSLVMAEQIDVLREDKAWESVATLADAYLQSWPDSSQRYRIQWIKVQSQSELGAPDTAATEACTLWQADPGGPWGRKAASWLLSRKREESCIKDTLLALPRALERSGLIREAQRAMDTIHTGKLSPTLREEYDLLQARLLLERGEHYRAGVQARRLMKRLQPGTLMDEAAWIRFQGGRYRNQYELLEELGQWFDRSGTDRDRVSEVHYILSLEARARDQADRAIGHLKRIVDMGASVSRFQEAAWLLAWTYESAGRRDRALATFTTLRDALPESPYTVPILYWQGRWAEEAKDTPGARSLWEQVVQSSPFTYYGHLANRRLMASPARRSDDFRDTDEIRHAFDTLMKDEVVGVVVKAGLFEEAIVILEQQEKSDVQAFRISLLQAASGKPRQSLHTLYTRLSGTLKGVESPPFEAFWPLAYPRWYADEILETAGSFRLDHHLVFSLVRRESGFDPAAQSGVGALGLTQLMPSTARTLARSLRIPYPGRRGLLKPETNLKLGFSYLSQLIGRFPDNLHGRPYQALAAYNAGPGAVRRWQSASRGLDPEEWIEMIPYVETRLFVKEVLRSSWEYERLYGPVQKTELLP